Within Dreissena polymorpha isolate Duluth1 chromosome 13, UMN_Dpol_1.0, whole genome shotgun sequence, the genomic segment AGTAAATCATGTCCGTACATGTTAATcactttcaaaatatatatatacaatacacTGATCATATACAAATCAAATAAGCTATTATCATAGCAGAATTACAGTTGATTACTTGCAACAGATGATGGCAGGTTTTTTGTTTGTATGGCAACACACACAATCATTAGCCGAGATTTATGgaataaaacataacattaagTGAGAAAGACATGCTGCGAAGAATTTTATTATGAAAGTACGTTTTCTGACATATTTTTCTTACATACAAATCATACAGGTGAATTATGTAATGAAATTCAAAACTATATGCTGAGTCGGTATGGAAAAGAGttcacgtttaaaatacatttgtcaAATTATTCTTACATTTGTGAACAAAACTATGTTACTTTGAAAACAAGGATTTTGGTGCTCAATGTGTTGCTATCcaactgtcccacaatgatggaggtTGTGCTCCTATTGTAGAAGACTGACACTGGGAAATTAAGGTCATCTTTTGTAGCAAGAGTTGCCAGCTTCTTCGTACATCCGCCGTCCAGTTGTAGCATAGTTTTGGACACACCTCCACAGACAAGCACTTGGCCCTGAGGTGTCACATGGATACCACGTGTATTGTGTAGGTCTGTGTCTGTGAAGGTGTAGAGAGGTGTGCCATCTTTAGCAAGGGTGAGAACCTGGCCTTGGCGTATATTAAGGACAAATATCTTGTCACCAAGAGGACTTACCGCACATCTACTTACTGTAAAAGAATGAAATGTTAATGTGAGTATATATGGTTTTAGAAAAAACAGCATGCTGATGAAAACACTCTTAGGTCTTATTCACATCaactgtttgttttaattaaaagagTATTATTTCTCTTACAATAAATCATATAAGAATGCATGATTTGTAATGCTTAAACcatatgatttataaatcaataacataCTTTCAGTAAGTAAATGTACTCTATGACATAGGGAGATTTTGCTGACATGCTTATTATTATGAGATTATATAAAGTtgtctttaaaaacaagagaaaAACTCATATTCAGTAaagaaaatttaagaaaacactcAAGCAAAGTAAGGTCTTTATTGTGTAGGAATTTACATTGATTAATGTTGAGATTATTTTTGTTCTTTATTTGCAAACATTATCTAGAATGCGTCAAGGGAACAATACGATCGACTGTTGTAAACATATCTTTAAAGcattatacaattttaacatCCAAGATTATTATCTAAATGCTACCAGGATACATCCACCAAATTTCACCTGTGTAATCGCCTGCTATATCCTCATACAGCTTCTTCAACAGGACTCCACTGATTGAATAGTTGTAAAGTGCAGTGCCAGTCGTAAGATACAGTTGGTTATATTTCTGATTAAAAGCAATACCATAACATCTATGCTGAAACGTCAGCTTCCTGTCTTTAACCAGCCGCACACCATTCACCGAGACGAACAGGACCTCGTGTGTTTTCTTCATATCCACAGCAATAGCTACTTCACTTGATGTGATTTGACACATGTCTTCCGGAGAAGCAGTTAAATCACAATGTCCGACAACTTGGTAGTGATGATTGAGCAACTTCACTCGTTTATTATTAAAATCTGCAACAAGAATCTGATCATTAG encodes:
- the LOC127856280 gene encoding uncharacterized protein LOC127856280 isoform X2, yielding MTTASCAAVIVNCVITDFNNKRVKLLNHHYQVVGHCDLTASPEDMCQITSSEVAIAVDMKKTHEVLFVSVNGVRLVKDRKLTFQHRCYGIAFNQKYNQLYLTTGTALYNYSISGVLLKKLYEDIAGDYTVSRCAVSPLGDKIFVLNIRQGQVLTLAKDGTPLYTFTDTDLHNTRGIHVTPQGQVLVCGGVSKTMLQLDGGCTKKLATLATKDDLNFPVSVFYNRSTTSIIVGQLDSNTLSTKILVFKVT